From the genome of Plasmodium cynomolgi strain B DNA, scaffold: 0003, whole genome shotgun sequence:
CGTATGATTAACTCTCTATTATCTAATGTTATGAGCCCAAACTGGAAGCCACATAACGCTTCTTCTAAGGTTAATACACACCTAAAAATGAGATTATTGCCCTCTcttgtatatatgttatgttctttcgtttttactttgaaattaaatttcCCGGTTGTAGCCAAGGAGATACCTGATCCCCATCTCCATAGAATATAATTTCGGTTCCGTCATCTAATCCTGGTTTTATATCTATAGTTAGCAGTTTGTGATCATCATAAGAAACAGGTCCATTATACCTTTTTCTCTTaacttttattcttttttggcATCCGTGGTATAAGTCTTCTAATGTCACAAGAAGAGGCGCTTCGTATGACTTAGGCGTGTTATCCGTACTAGAGCCTGCAGCGCAAAAGGGACAGAAAGGTACAGAGACATGCATCTAATATATGTGTCGCACACAAATTGGCGTGTTCTTTTATATTAcaaataaaaggaagaaacgtTACACTTAGCACAGTAATCATTCGAAATGGtagctttatttttgctgTCCACTTCGTTTGTTCTTTTGCATCATATTTCAGCTTTATCATATGCgtgtataatttatatatatgctgatgttatatatatgctcatattatatatatgctcatattatatatatgctcatatcatatatattttcatattatatatatgcgcacaAAGGACATTTCATCTCTCTTGTCCTACCTCCTGGGGTCGAAGAGGAGTTAATCTTGGAGCTGatgttattaataaaatctGAAACCTGTTGAAATCGTTCATTGAAGGCTGACTTAATTGAAAAGTTCTTAACTGGAtctataaatttattgaacATTTCAGCGGTATTTATTTTCGTTtggtaaaatgaaaatccaGGAGACTCATCTGCATTTTCTTCGTCGTTATCTTCGTAAAATGTAAAGTTTCCTTTTAACGCTTCTATACCATAGAGATCATAAATTtgccttttattttcatctgaTAGAACTTCATATGCTTCAAGCACAAtcttgaatttttcttccgcaatttttttatactctgGATCTATATGTCTATCTGGATGCCATTTCATGGTTAATTTTCTGTAcgcctttttatttcaagGTTTGTAGCATCTCTGTTTACCCCTAATATAGCATAGTAATCCTGAAGAAAAGACAGGGAAAATAGCAAATGCATTGTGTGTATATGGTTTGTCTAGCTGAAGTGAAGCTTGATATTGCGATTATGCTTATATATTGCAAAGACGTTCACTTGTGTCATGTTGTTACAGTGTCACGGTGGGTATCGGCATTGTGACGACATTCCCACGACGttaacattatatttttttgcattgttTTTATTAGAACCTCTAAATTTTCAAAGTGATCCCGTTCAGGTGGTGATTCCCcaaggttatttttttctgctaaCCATCTGTTATCTCTGGggtctacttttttttccaaactgTGGTGCTCACTAttacccccatttttttccagggTTTCTctaaaaattgcataaacgttataaaattatgcaaTACAAATGGCTATTTAAGAAAGAATGTAGCAACACGATATGCATATTATTTAGGGTGAACGGGGGTAAACGTTAATGTACGTCCCAAATCTTTTCCAGGACGTTTTCGagtattttctcttttcttcGTTTCGCTGTCTTACCTCGTTAGAACCGGTTATAATCCAAATTaggaaagaaaacaaaaatagtttaacagaaaagtgaaaaacatttattatttctttcctAGAGTGTTTCATAGAGGTTGCCATTTATCTCTATATCCCTTTCGTAAAATATTAAGTTACGCTATAATGGTTTCCATAAAAGAAACTGTTACTTGTGATCTAAATAACTTTTCTTTAGTGGTTTCatttcataatttaaaaaaatattacagtgGATCGCcggtttttaaaataatataatgtacGTATTTAGGAAAGTAACGATTGTatcatacatacgtatatacttatatacatatacataatacGTACAATGGAGCAGTATAAAGACTGCACGGGGGATTGGTTCAAAAAGACATTGAGTAGCGgcttaattttataattatagaAATATATGACGTCAGCATATGTAAAATCTAACTAATGACAAATGGTATTAACTAAGTGTTTAATAACCCCAATAAATAACTTCTCATATTAATAatcaatttcatttttaaacaaatcagaaataaaaaaagatgaaaagcatttaaaaaattttctcaaaaagttactaattaaaaaaaaattctgataaattaaacaaagttttattttaaaataaagaaaaattaaaaaaaatttacaagcGTTTATGACTTTACAATgattattaaaaagaagaagcaatatatttttggtacatataatatactgTTATATTTATCTCAATATGGACACTCCtaataattaaaagaacAGAACTAATatacaaaacaaaaagtaaTTTCATATATACATCAGTATAACTATACACTGCCCGCATATTGCTGCtatattatatgaatattatataagttccatatgtatttataaataatagaataataaaaaataaaattttaaactaTTAGCgtttttatatacaatttttaggTTAAGCactgagagaaaaaaaaacattttttcgatGTAGAAAGCGAATCCGctcaataaataaatttgcaGGCCACATAAAtgaatatcttttttttgttatatttttaaagtaaaaaatgataaagtgggattcttttgttttatttttaacaattatgTAATAAGatattaatgtattttacccgttttttttttttttttttttttaacaatttaaacaacatttttaaaaaatataacattttatTGTAGGAATGGCAAAGTGGGTACTCATTATGCGTCGTAGTACAAAAGTCGTGCCACGTTGTACAAGAGCAAAATCCGTtgtgataaataaataaaaaaatggatgcaagtactcaaaaaattattctttagcacacaaacgaaaaaaaaaataaaataaaaataaataaaaaaaaggttaatattaaatagggagaaaattataaataagagtaattttgcttaattctgcgatttttatgcattataaTAGTTAGCTTTTTACGGTTAACAATTACATTGTTTTGTAGAATGTACAAAATGTTTGTACTATATAATATTACTGCTAAGTAGGGGATaacttatattaaaaatagcaGGTACGATCCCTTATATATGCATCTATAGTGAATACTCTTTTAGGTGTTttacgtaaatttttttctttgtgttagcttgctatattttgtaatattgttcttaatgttttttttaacacttttAAGAATCAGCGCTGTTGAGtgtaatgaataaaattaaaattcaACGGTAATCAGACAGTCGCGAAAAGTACATACCTTTTGAAGCGAGCTTTGTATTtaatctttttaattttatataattaatttacgttttttttacaaataaataaagttaTAAAGAACGAActccaatttttgatttatctTAAttctaataaaattttatgtaaaaaaggtaaaatgcAGGGATTCGAGCGTTTAAATTTAGGGGTTGTTAATGGGTACTGCTTAGCTTTAGCGTAAAACGAATGTGTATAActgcgttatttttttcaaaatatagaGCATAAAATAGATCACCTTAAAATTGTCAATGTGTCATTATGTATAGGGGTGTTTACAAATGTGTAGTGTATAAATGCAGAAGgttcaaaattattaataattgAAAATTGTTTTTGGACGACCACAATGAATatgataaaatggaaaaaagagggaaaaatgtTTGCACAGGAGGTAGTCgaattatttatacattGATCCTTCtgttgtacatatatgtaggCGAAACGTGCGAAACAATTCAGGGCTGGTAATCCATGAAGTTGTATGAAGTATGGATCACCGAAATGGCCAAAgtaggagggggaaaaataaaagaaaaggtgACCTCACTTCACTACGATATTTAATAAACGCAAATAGAACAATACTGTTTTTGGTAGcataataatgaaatatttttaccaataggtatatatatacacacttGCTTCAGCGTCTGTGCATGTCAAATCGAAGATTCAAATTATGCTCTATATACATCtttatgtgtgcacatagaAAGCAActatttcaaataaaaaatatttgtaaacatatttttctacTTAATTTTAATGGGTATATACACCGCTTTAGTTATTATGAACAAAACAGTGCTAATTCGTGTGTAGcattatatacttatatattttccacatatattttttatcatatatggATACCATTGaattatttcttaaaattataCCACAGAAATTTTAcacttatatgtatatgtataggtgcatatatacatatgcagtAAATACatacgaaataaataaatgtatattcaaattacaaattaaaaaaatactataCGTGAAATGTAaaacggtaaaaaaaaaaaaaaatgacagtaAATTGTCAATAATATTACAGTAAAATGATTAATAATAAGAATTATTATTAGTCCAGAGTGGAGAATGAGAagaaagcacaaaaaaaaaatggggggggagggaaaaaaaaattatttaaaagtgTTCACTTtgattatataataattacgtataattcattatttgtacaaaaaattaaaacactAATGACAAATTACAGCAGGAGGTGCTAacaaaaaccaaaaaaaaaaaaaattttaaatactttttttgaaaataaaattggggaaaatgtaattatattatcaCATACGTGTTTGCAGTATggatatatacataatatatgtacgcatatattttacaaaccCCTGGGAGTTGAAAGTAGTGCGGTCAAACTACTTGCTCGGTCAATGTGAAAACTTTTTATGAAATTGTCTTCTGCTAAGTTGACAAGTAAGCTTCAGGATTTGGATTAATATTATCTGCTCTGtgttttttacttatttcgCTACATTTATTGTACTTGTACAGCACAAATATGATTGATAAAATCATGGTCAGAAATGCCGCTGCAATGTTGCCTGCACTAAGGGATGAAGCTAAAATGACAATTGTGCTTACTGCAGCTCCTATAATTGGCATAATAGCTTTAGCAGTATTCTTGTTATACTTTATCCAAAAaagtttcccttttttttttgttcatagtTATCATATTTATCAATTGTGTTTCGTATATATCATCGGCATTCTTAATCACTGAGAATAGCTTCGATagttttgattttattttggaTTTATTGTTTTTGTTCTGTCTCATTTGTCTGTTCCATCTTGTTGATACTctaataaatttgtttccacTGGAATTATAATCTTGTGATTTAACATCAAACTCagctttatatttttctttttcttctttactTTCGTCACATTCTGgctgtttttcttccctgttGTATTCATAACTGTAGGCATGATTCTTATTTTGCGCAGAATGATAAGGTTTTTTAAGgggtttaaaaattttgaaagaaaaagtcgATTTGGTACAGTCGGCGTCCTGGATTGCTGGTTCGGGCGGTTTTATCAAATCGAATTCACTTACTAGaatgttaaaatgtttttgaaATTCTTCATTctccaaaaatatattaaatcgTTTTCTAAAAGCCTCATCTTGCATATATGCTTTTGTTCGCTTTTCAaattcttcatcattttcatttagtaaatctattattttttctttaaagagTGCATATTTTAGGTCAAAAACGGACTCACTTTTACTTGTGCTTTTTCCTATTAgtattcttccatttcttacGTTACATTTAATGCTAAAAATGGCCTCTGTTTTGAGTGATCTCTCACAGGAAGTTGTCTACAAATTGTGATGGAAAgcattcaaaattttaaaatgtgtacataaccttttaaattaataaaaaaaaaaataataataaaaagaagaagaagaaaaagaagaagaaaaagaagaaaaaaagacaaaatttAGCTTCAACATACACAATGAGCAAAGAAGTAGCACACGAATTAAGCAGATTAATTAGATTACATCGTTAGAGGAATTCCATGTTAACCATGTTAAGAgagtaattataaaaattgtattaggtacgaaaattttatatgttCGCCTTTTCATTTAGAACCTCTTCAACGTTGACGATATTTTTGTATCAAGTGAAAAGATTAGCTAAATTAGGCTACGAAATGAAATATCTCGGACAATGTAATTCCATAGctgctctttttattttatccataatattttttgctatgTTTTCTCTCTTATTCtttcaaaattgaaaatatttcaaaacctttaattatatttaaaaacataattaaagaatttattcaaggaacataaaataaatgtattattaaatcaaaatataattgCAATGAATACGTGTTTTATGCAAACATAACCATAAAAACTGTTGTGCAATGCTATAGTAAAAATgaactcaaaaaaataagcctTATggatttgtaaaaaagtttATAAAGGAATAATAGTATAGGCACAGTGCAACGGGGcaacaaaatgataatattttcaaaaaaaaaacaaatattatatatatatgcgtatacatGCACAGCATATACTATGTTAATAAGCATATTTAGCAAAACCGACAAAGAGAACTAATTTCGTCAAAATAATAAAcggaaaatgtaaaaaagaattgcaaagtatatttatgaaaattcaatttgaaaaaaaattttaaaacttCCAATGGGTTCACATTATACGAAGTATCTTCTGTAATTGCAAGAATGACggatattatttatataactttgcaaaattaattcgatacaataaataaaatagcaaagcggggaaaaaaatacacatatattatatttattaattaatttatttagaaaaggaataattctaacatttttatatgtcatgtgtagtaaaaaaagcagcgcataaaaaaaaaaatttgtatttttaaatcagaacatggaaaataaatgtaaaggataaaaaataaaatttagtTAAATAGTGTaatttctacttttttcatattattatgcataagttaatttttttgttaatcatTAAACGGAATTTACCATTATACAATATCATTGTTCTGTTATACGCAAGTAACAATTAATcagtaaaataatataataagaaAGAAAGAGTATGTCAGCACAGTTAAGAAGAAAACTAAAAGTTGTGACAAGAAATGTTTATATTAAAGACTTGACGTAACTGAGGCTTCAAGTTGCCAGAAAGAAGTGGCAAATacgtaaaataattttgaataagtacataaaaaggataatatAATTCATAATTGTGCATTAATTACAATTCTTTTGTAGTAAAAATGACAATTGTGATGAGTATAtgtgtacagaaaaaaaacggtaaaAAACGGTAAAAAACTAatgtttatataataaaaattgaaaccaccgcgttatttttccatatatggatcaacacattttttttgtgtagtTTTACGCTTGCCCTTCCAACATTATTAATTAGTATAAGCGCTGCATATTAGATTGATCGTAATTTTCCTAAGCGCGTTGAAATTACGAATATGTTATTTAAGGACTCGATGCAGTGATGAAAGTTAATGCgtggtttaaaaatatatttccactTCGATTACATTTTCACCATTCTTTGCGCTGTCATAGTATGTAGTTGGAAAAGGTGACCTACGAATTTGtggcatatgtatatataacatgTCAGAAGAGTTTATCTCATGCTGCGCCATGTGTGATTTcgcttgaaaaaataatactacACTAAGAAGCGTAGCAATGCTTTtttagtgaaaaaatggaatcattTATAATTGTATATCTAAAAGGTCTTTTCGTCATCATTagttcaataaaaaaaaaaaaacatgattTCATTATGTATAATTTGTTTAAGCGAATCATATTtgcttttataatttacGATTTCGTTAAATTGTTGAGTTCCTTTATAGCATTCTTCGGAAAGGGGCCTCACGAATAAGAGATTCTCATAGGAGAcgtgtaaaaattttgatattACTGCGGTTACCTGTATAAATAGTTCGTGTTACTTTtacataactttttttttacggcAAATTTTACTGTTTCTTGTGTATTCGAATGTACATGTATTTACACCAgttgtgcatttttctctttcctaaatggaaaaacatttaaaaataacaatcTGAGTATTTAAGAAAAACTGGACACAAGTGCAATACGCGCTATTTTATACTATGTAGCACTAGCTATCCCTATTTTGTAAT
Proteins encoded in this window:
- a CDS encoding heat shock protein (putative), which translates into the protein MATSMKHSRKEIINVFHFSVKLFLFSFLIWIITGSNEVRQRNEEKRKYSKTSWKRFGTETLEKNGGNSEHHSLEKKVDPRDNRWLAEKNNLGESPPERDHFENLEDYYAILGVNRDATNLEIKRRTEN
- a CDS encoding hypothetical protein (putative), which translates into the protein MKRRTYKIFVPNTIFIITLLTWLTWNSSNDTTSCERSLKTEAIFSIKCNVRNGRILIGKSTSKSESVFDLKYALFKEKIIDLLNENDEEFEKRTKAYMQDEAFRKRFNIFLENEEFQKHFNILVSEFDLIKPPEPAIQDADCTKSTFSFKIFKPLKKPYHSAQNKNHAYSYEYNREEKQPECDESKEEKEKYKAEFDVKSQDYNSSGNKFIRVSTRWNRQMRQNKNNKSKIKSKLSKLFSVIKNADDIYETQLINMITMNKKKRETFLDKV